The Cylindrospermum stagnale PCC 7417 genome segment CCCAGTTCTAATAATAGTTTCCACCGACTCAGTTAAAGAACTGCGGGTATTTTGAAACTTTTTCGTCAATTGCAAACTATCTTCATCTGGTGTTTCAATGCCCAAAAACACAGCTTTAAAGCCGCAATCAACCATCAACTCCATCATTTCTTGGTCTTGTGCCAAGTCAATTGAAGCTTCAGTGTCAAAATTGAAAGGATATTGATGTTCTTCCGCCCAGACTTTTAACTCTTTCAGCAACAATTTAACATTCCGCTTGTTGCCAATAAAGTTATCATCCACCATAAACACACCCCGCCGCCAACCCAATTCATAGAGGTAATCTAACTCTGCTAACAGTTGTGCTGGGGTTTTAGTACGTGGTTTGCGTCCGTAGAGAACGATAATGTCACAGAATTCGCACTGGAAAGGACAACCCCGCGAAAACTGCACCGACATCATGTCATAAGCATCAAACTCTAATAAATCAAAGCGGGGTATAGGTGTGCTGGTGACATCAGGTTTTTCTGTAGCCCGGAAAGTCCCAGAAGTTTCTCCCCGTTGAACAGCTGCGACAAACATGGGTAGAGTCAGTTCCCCTTCATCCAGAATCAGAAAATCTGCCCCAGCGGCTTCCACTTCATGGGGTGTAGAGGTGGGGTAGGGGCCACCCAGCGCCACTAACTTACCGCGTCTTTTCGCTTCTTTGATTTGGTCGAGTAAATCTTGTTTCTGGACAATCATGGCAGAGAAAATCACTATATCTGCCCAAGCCCATTCTGCTTCTGTTGCTGGGCGAATGTTGCGATCGACCAACTTAAATTCCCATTCTTGGGGCAAAATCGCCGCCACCGTTACTAAACCCAAGGGTGGTAACAAAACCTTGCGATCGACTAATGCCAAAATCTTTTCGTAAGACCAAAAGGTTTTCGGAAATATCGGATACACCAGCAAGACTCGCATATAGTATCACTCCTCACACTTTGATTGTTATCTAACTGTAACTAAAAATAAAGACTAATTGACTTTTTAGTAAAGTTGTTTTGTTTTAAAGCTAAAGTTTTTATTTAAAACTTACAGCAGATTGCAACTTGGTAAAGTACAGATTATCGTAGGGGCACAACAATGTTGTGCCCCTACCCGTGTACTTCATTTACCTGAACAATGCTGTAATTAAATCACCTCAAAAATGCGCTCCAAATACCTATTAGGGATTGAGCCGAGATGCGTGGTAATTTACAGTAAAATGCTCTAAAAAGTCTCGCCCTATCTGGGTTTGATAATTTGCTACCCAAAGCAAAAAAGCCGTTATCGGTAGCGATAAATCAAGCATGAGTGAAGGACAAACAACAGTTTTTTACCAACATCTCGGTGCAATGCCTAGTTGAGATTGAGACGTGCCATCTCTCTATCAAATTTTTTGGCAATAAAGTCTGCGTTGTTGTCTTGCTGTCTTGTTGGTAGTATCCGCACAATTTCGCCATTAACCAGTTCTTAGCGACCTTGTGCGGGAAAGTCGTAGTTGAGAAATTGTTCAAAGGGGAATCGCTGCTTGGCTTGGTTTGGTTTGAAGCTAGGGTCATGGCCTGCGCTGGTTTGATGCAGAGGCTATAGTTTTAGGATACGCACCGATTAGTAGTATTATTCAACCCTTTTTACTCTCCTCACACTTGTACCTTGAAATTTTTCAATTTTTACTTTGACAATATCTCCTATAAAAAGGGTAACTTCTTGTTTATTCACTTCTTCTTTTGATGGACAATCAGAACCTTTAATTTCATAAGTGATAGTAGTTTTTAATTTAGTTCTTCTACCATCTTGTACCGATTGCTTTTCAATGTTGGTTACAGTCCCTTCAATAATTTGACCTTCTGTAAACTCTAGGATAGGTAGAATTTCCTGAATCACCTGTAAAGGTGTGGGTAAAACTCTTCTTGCTTTATATTCATTGTGGTCATATCCAAGACGAGGCTTTTGTTCACGCTCAATTTCCATGTATCGTGTTTGTTCCAAATAATCTTGTGATGGATCTTCTTCCCAAGTTAATAAAGCTAACAACATTTTAATTCTGGGAATTTTATTAAATTGTCCAATTTTCGTGAGTTGAGGTTGAGTAAGTATATATTTCTCAAATTCATCTTTGTACTTAGATGCTTGTTGAACTGTTTCTGCAAGATTCCAGTTATTACCACTAAATAATTGAGCGTATCTATTTGTGCGTTGATTTAAATAAAGCTCATGGGTAATTTTAATTGCACCCATACCCAAAGGTTTACCCATACCCAACGATAGCCGATATTTATTGTCTTGAGCAATATCAAGTACCCACATTAAAGCACCCAGTTCAACATCACTCAAGTTTTCAAAATGAATAGTGAACTCAAAATTTACTCCTGGTTTAATTGGCTTTATTTGAGTAAGTTGAGTAGCTGAAGCTTCATCTGGTTTTAGATGTTTAATTTCTGGTTCACTCCCCTTGTGCCAATAAAGTTTATGACCACGAATGACAGTATCTTTAGTTGGCTCACTAGCATAATGGTTCAGATTTATCTTGACAGCATTTGTATTTTCTGATTGCACTAAGTAGTGCTGAAATGTTGTCGGTTTAGGACTAGCAAGAATTTTAGGCGTGATTGGATAATTTTCTAGCCAGATATCATTATTATCTGTTTGACATTCCGCGTTGCTGATAAAAATTCTACCAGCGCGACTTTGTTGAATTCCTTGAGTTTGTTTTTCTGATCTGACAAAACCAAAAATTGCATCTGCAATATCAATAATTGAAGATTCCCGTAAATTTGCTGGAATAAAATCAACAGCAGATGCTGTCTTTATATGCCCTTTTGGATAATATGGAATACGGAAATTAGGACTTTGACCAAATAATTTTATAGATTGTCCTTGTTGATGTTGACAATAAAAGATAGCACGACCCTGTTTAAGTACACCCATTTCTGGATCAAATGGTGGTTCTTGCTTCTGAAAAGGTGTTAATGATTTTTTATAATCTTGAATGGCATCGTCATCAATTGGTATTAATTCTGCATCAGGATTTGGTTCTCTAATCAGGCAATGATTTTTACGGTTTACTTCATCTGGCAGTCTTGTTGCACCTTCCAGCATATTGCCGCTAGTTAGTAAAACACCATTGTAATCATAATCCTGACTATTAGAGCTTATCTTTTGAGCAAATTTACGACCATTTTTAGTTTGTATATCCTCAAAACTTATATTAATAAAATACTGAGGTTTATAATCTGATATATTTTCGATAGGAATATATCCAGAAATCCTAGCATTAATAACCGATTTCTCTTTGACCCAAACAAATGGATAATTATCAATACTTTTGGCAGGACGTACAAACCATTTGTCCCCTTTTTGTTGAAAATAACCAGCTTTTACATTTTTACCCTGATTTCCTAAATACTTTATATATTCATCTTTAAGCGGGTCATCTTTATCAGCAGCTACCGCACGAAAGAAAAACTTTTGGGCATCAGAAACTTTGTCAATTTTGCTAAAACTGATTATTTCTATCAGCGTCCTGAACATTCCTCGTAAACTACTACCTGCAATTTCAGGTTTATTCGTCACTGGATTATAGAAAAAATCAGGATAATCACTAACTTCTCTTTCTTGTCTAAGTTGTTCTTGTACAAAATTAAATTGTTCTGGTGTTAGTCCACAGCGAATATATAGAGGTGAAGAAGTATTTAAATTGCATTGTATTCTACCAGTATGTCTATCCTGATAGTAACGATCATTATCACGCAGCTTACAATTTTCCTCTAGTTCAGCTTTGACTATTTGGTCTGGAAGTTCCACAAAATTATATGGTGCAACTGCTTTCTTATCTTGCGGTACATGGTGAATATGTTTGATAGTCATCATTTAACTCCTGCTTTTGCTTTTAGTGATACAAGACGACTGAGAAAAATTCTGGCAATACCTGTTTCATCGTCGTATTTAATGTAGTGATTTATTACTAAACGGACTGGACGATAAAGCTTCTTTTTATCTGTTGGACTAAAATAACTGCTTAAACTAGTTAAAGGAACAGCGTGTTTTAGCCCTTGGGAACCATCAGAAAGTAAAGTAAATCCATGCTTTTCACCATCCTCTCCATTTTTACCTTTCTCTATTTGAGTTCCCCAAAGAATTTGTTCTTCATGAATATATTCTATTGATGGATTATCTTTGATAAGTCGTGCTTGCCAATTTTTATGAGATTTCCAAAGTAAAATTTCTCCGTTCTCTCCAAATATTCGACACTGTTGCAATGTGAGTAATCGAAGGTTAGCAAAATCAACAGCAAAATTATTTTTATGAAAAACTATATCAGCAGTAATTATTTTATAATTTTCGTCTTCATCAAAATGTCCCCAAATTATTCCATCCTCAGCATAAGCCAAAAGATACTTAAATTGATATTCTTTAGCTTCTTTTTGCAACCAATTTATTAGAGTGCTTTGGTCATCGTCTCTAATCTCATCGACAGAGATAGTCTGACATAATTTTTGATTCATGCTACTACCTGATTAACTATTTTATTTAAATCACCCACAAATTTTTCTAAATTATTCACATCACTAATTTGTAACTTGTCTTCCTCTTTAATGATTTGCCAATAATCTTCACCGTTATCTGGTGTAAATCGTCTCATTTCTGCTTTAATTCCCTGTAATCTCCCTCTTCCGATGCTGCTTTCACCACCAATTGGTAAATCACTTGTCCATAAATCTTTTAGTAAAAGTAACAGTAAGCCAATTTCAGCATTATTCGGTTGACGTAATTCTAAATCCAAAGTAACTATTGTCTCCTTTCCGCCAAATATCGGTTGTTCGTCAAACAATGCACCATGTAATGCGCCACCTGTAAAGCGGTCGATTGCTATTCGATTTTGTACTAAAGGGATTGCTTGTTCAATTACAGTTTCATTTACCACTAAGCGACTTGATTGAGCATCTTGAATATTTTCTTCGAAAATACCAAATATGTCATAAATAAAAGTTGTTGAAATTCCCAGCGTTTTTACTATTTTCTCTGCTCGATGCCGCAAAACTCCCGTAAAACTTGTTCCTGGTAAAATTGATGCAACCTTACCATTACGGTGTGATTTTATATGTACTACATCTGGTACGGTTTCTGTAGAAAATTGACCAGAACGAATTAGTAAAGAACCAATTAAGTTAAAAGTAGCTTTCAGATGAAACCGATGGCGTTGGTCTGATCTTATTTTTTCTTGAAAGATATCTACAATTTTACCTTCTATAGCTAAAATATCTTGAGTGTACTTCTCTTTCCAATCATCTCTGTCAAAAGTTAACCAAGCTAACCTATGTTTGTAATCATTCAAATCAAACTGCCAAATTTGCCATTTTTCAATATGACAACGACCAAATCCTCGGCGTTTTTTCATGCCAATATTAATTTCAGACTTTTCTAGCCCTTGTAAAGCAATAACCAAAGCTTCAAGTAGTTGATTTTTATTTTTTCCTTCTTCAATTAACAACTCAAAATAAAGAGGGAATTCGGTTCCTGCTGCCAAGAGTTCCAAATCGTACTTTGCCTGATTTTTTGCTGTCCCTGTTGCAATATCAATTCTTACTCCATCCCTGAGTTCTACGCGGGGAATTTCATTACTAATCGAGTCATGGATAATGAGAGGACTTTGTTCACCATCTTTATCTTTGCGACTTCCACCAAATAGATACGTAGATAAGTTGTCATTTTGATGTTTCTCATCTTGACCATAACCATATTGATACTCGTGTAAATAGTTCCGTAATGCACCAGCGATAGACGTACCTGTGAGAAGTGCTTTAGAACTAATGCTGTCACGCAGTAACATTAAATCTGTAGACCCATCTGCATCACCATTACCCAAACAGGTTGGGGTATCTAATATTAGAGTTCCTGTGATGATAATGCGTTCAAGGATAATACGTTGGTTACGTTTTAAGCGTTTATTGCTCATCAGCCTTCTCCTTAGTTGCATTTTTAGCTACTGCCATAATTAGACGTAGAGTATATTCCATAGCTAGAGAGTCACTTAAACTGCACTTTTCGTCACCAATTAGAATGTCTTGTATTTCAGTTCCCATCCATTTTCTTGGAGAATCTAACCACTGCTTAATTGTTTTTTTTAAAGATTGGTTTCCTAATTTAGTTCCTTCATATTGGCTACGGGCATTTTGAGTCAGTTGACTGAAAAGACTATCCAGGGGTTCACGACTGTTTTTATCTAATGCTTGTCTCGCAACTATTATTAATCGCGATAACTGGCTATTAGTCATTTGATTTACTTGGAGTCTATGCAGTTCAATTTGTGTTAGGAGTAATTGTTCTAATTTTTGCCGTAAGATTCTTTCTCCGATTTCGCGTGCTAACTCACAAGATTCTGGAGTTTTAAATTGAGGTTTTGTCAAGGTTACTTTAATTTGTGGCTTTTTAGCTGTAATTTTTTTTTCTGTACACCAGTTAACAGCTACCCTACCAAAACCTTCTTCTCTCCTTTCTCCTATACCTTCTGTTTCTAAAATATTTATTTTCTCTGGATTTATTTGAGCATTTTCATATACAAAGACGCTTCCTGCTTTAACTGCTAGTACTTGTGGTATAGGTAAACCCCATTTGCGGTTAAAACCTCCTATAAAAATGCTATCCATGTAAGCACTTCTTGGCTTATCTAGGTATATTTCTAGTACTTCAGAAAGTAAGTTAGTTGGCGGTATCGCAGCATATTGACCCCATTCATCGCGTAGAATTAAATCGCTGAGGAGGGTAACTTTCAGAATATTATCACTAATCCTATTTTCTGAAGGAATCCCGACT includes the following:
- a CDS encoding B12-binding domain-containing radical SAM protein, with the protein product MRVLLVYPIFPKTFWSYEKILALVDRKVLLPPLGLVTVAAILPQEWEFKLVDRNIRPATEAEWAWADIVIFSAMIVQKQDLLDQIKEAKRRGKLVALGGPYPTSTPHEVEAAGADFLILDEGELTLPMFVAAVQRGETSGTFRATEKPDVTSTPIPRFDLLEFDAYDMMSVQFSRGCPFQCEFCDIIVLYGRKPRTKTPAQLLAELDYLYELGWRRGVFMVDDNFIGNKRNVKLLLKELKVWAEEHQYPFNFDTEASIDLAQDQEMMELMVDCGFKAVFLGIETPDEDSLQLTKKFQNTRSSLTESVETIIRTGLRPMAGFIIGFDGEKAGAGDRIVRFAELAAIPSTTFAMLQALPNTALWHRLTKEGRLRENQDGNINQTTLMNFVATRPLEDIAREYVEAFCALYDPIAYLDRTYRCFLMLGSPKWTAPAKKPEWIVVKALLTVIWRQGVIRETRWKFWHHLFSIFKRNPKVLEQYISTCAHNEHFLEYRQIVRDQIESQLAEYLAQGPEKPYVLVKEKAEAVVS
- a CDS encoding RAMP superfamily CRISPR-associated protein, whose protein sequence is MKAITFLLRTKQPILATSFQGDPNSDVSYSYIPGSMIRGALISRYLNSYGLQNSDILIDPKIRDLFFDDSTRYLNAYISSQEGKRTYPTLLSWRKEKGVEFNNESDSRMIFYDFSIARPKLDSPKTVGEAFWVEESGYTTLYHVARRINIHNLRDRSKGRSTESEGEIFRYDAIDAGQTFQGVILCDEANEEIICNLLSPSDIWLGGSRSAGYGHVEISQVNSCDSWNEVGIPSENRISDNILKVTLLSDLILRDEWGQYAAIPPTNLLSEVLEIYLDKPRSAYMDSIFIGGFNRKWGLPIPQVLAVKAGSVFVYENAQINPEKINILETEGIGERREEGFGRVAVNWCTEKKITAKKPQIKVTLTKPQFKTPESCELAREIGERILRQKLEQLLLTQIELHRLQVNQMTNSQLSRLIIVARQALDKNSREPLDSLFSQLTQNARSQYEGTKLGNQSLKKTIKQWLDSPRKWMGTEIQDILIGDEKCSLSDSLAMEYTLRLIMAVAKNATKEKADEQ
- a CDS encoding TIGR03986 family type III CRISPR-associated RAMP protein, with the protein product MMTIKHIHHVPQDKKAVAPYNFVELPDQIVKAELEENCKLRDNDRYYQDRHTGRIQCNLNTSSPLYIRCGLTPEQFNFVQEQLRQEREVSDYPDFFYNPVTNKPEIAGSSLRGMFRTLIEIISFSKIDKVSDAQKFFFRAVAADKDDPLKDEYIKYLGNQGKNVKAGYFQQKGDKWFVRPAKSIDNYPFVWVKEKSVINARISGYIPIENISDYKPQYFINISFEDIQTKNGRKFAQKISSNSQDYDYNGVLLTSGNMLEGATRLPDEVNRKNHCLIREPNPDAELIPIDDDAIQDYKKSLTPFQKQEPPFDPEMGVLKQGRAIFYCQHQQGQSIKLFGQSPNFRIPYYPKGHIKTASAVDFIPANLRESSIIDIADAIFGFVRSEKQTQGIQQSRAGRIFISNAECQTDNNDIWLENYPITPKILASPKPTTFQHYLVQSENTNAVKINLNHYASEPTKDTVIRGHKLYWHKGSEPEIKHLKPDEASATQLTQIKPIKPGVNFEFTIHFENLSDVELGALMWVLDIAQDNKYRLSLGMGKPLGMGAIKITHELYLNQRTNRYAQLFSGNNWNLAETVQQASKYKDEFEKYILTQPQLTKIGQFNKIPRIKMLLALLTWEEDPSQDYLEQTRYMEIEREQKPRLGYDHNEYKARRVLPTPLQVIQEILPILEFTEGQIIEGTVTNIEKQSVQDGRRTKLKTTITYEIKGSDCPSKEEVNKQEVTLFIGDIVKVKIEKFQGTSVRRVKRVE
- a CDS encoding RAMP superfamily CRISPR-associated protein, coding for MSNKRLKRNQRIILERIIITGTLILDTPTCLGNGDADGSTDLMLLRDSISSKALLTGTSIAGALRNYLHEYQYGYGQDEKHQNDNLSTYLFGGSRKDKDGEQSPLIIHDSISNEIPRVELRDGVRIDIATGTAKNQAKYDLELLAAGTEFPLYFELLIEEGKNKNQLLEALVIALQGLEKSEINIGMKKRRGFGRCHIEKWQIWQFDLNDYKHRLAWLTFDRDDWKEKYTQDILAIEGKIVDIFQEKIRSDQRHRFHLKATFNLIGSLLIRSGQFSTETVPDVVHIKSHRNGKVASILPGTSFTGVLRHRAEKIVKTLGISTTFIYDIFGIFEENIQDAQSSRLVVNETVIEQAIPLVQNRIAIDRFTGGALHGALFDEQPIFGGKETIVTLDLELRQPNNAEIGLLLLLLKDLWTSDLPIGGESSIGRGRLQGIKAEMRRFTPDNGEDYWQIIKEEDKLQISDVNNLEKFVGDLNKIVNQVVA
- the csx19 gene encoding type III-D CRISPR-associated protein Csx19, with translation MNQKLCQTISVDEIRDDDQSTLINWLQKEAKEYQFKYLLAYAEDGIIWGHFDEDENYKIITADIVFHKNNFAVDFANLRLLTLQQCRIFGENGEILLWKSHKNWQARLIKDNPSIEYIHEEQILWGTQIEKGKNGEDGEKHGFTLLSDGSQGLKHAVPLTSLSSYFSPTDKKKLYRPVRLVINHYIKYDDETGIARIFLSRLVSLKAKAGVK